The Acetivibrio cellulolyticus CD2 genome has a segment encoding these proteins:
- a CDS encoding 5-formyltetrahydrofolate cyclo-ligase, translating to MRTKKLIREEVACYRKSASRKEVESKSFEIAQRLIKLDSFKASQAIMCYMDFKNEVMTGYIIDYCFKHGKRVVLPLVDSINGIKKVVPYEVVNLENDLMPGVFGILEPRKDSARVFNVKEIDLVIVPGVAFDTGRNRIGYGAGFYDRFLEAVKPDCTKIGIAFEFQIYDDIPVEEHDIPLDFVITEERII from the coding sequence TTGAGAACTAAAAAGCTTATAAGAGAAGAAGTTGCTTGCTATAGAAAAAGTGCATCCAGAAAAGAAGTGGAGAGTAAAAGCTTTGAAATAGCTCAAAGACTTATTAAGTTGGATTCATTTAAAGCAAGTCAAGCAATAATGTGTTACATGGACTTCAAAAACGAGGTAATGACCGGATATATAATAGACTATTGTTTCAAACATGGAAAAAGAGTAGTGTTGCCTCTGGTTGATTCAATTAATGGAATAAAAAAGGTTGTACCCTATGAGGTTGTGAATTTGGAGAACGATTTAATGCCTGGTGTATTTGGAATTTTAGAGCCAAGAAAGGATAGTGCCAGGGTTTTTAACGTGAAAGAAATTGATTTGGTCATAGTACCGGGAGTTGCATTTGACACAGGCAGAAATAGAATAGGTTATGGGGCAGGTTTCTATGATAGATTTCTTGAGGCCGTTAAGCCTGACTGTACTAAGATTGGAATTGCTTTTGAATTTCAGATATATGATGATATTCCTGTTGAAGAACATGATATACCCTTAGATTTTGTTATAACAGAGGAGAGAATTATATAG
- a CDS encoding dockerin type I repeat-containing protein, whose translation MIKSVLFQKPIIVKIVAFLLITVLSISFSSFVHSAEVVYGDVNGSGKVDSIDFALMRSSLLGISSGFPVSNGMTIADVNADGSFNSIDFALMRSFLLGIITKFPADGTPIATPVPTSTPKKGNVTYTLEKVSNPTDDQKDAYDKIQSAMDKAVSFYNDYTTIKKSLKIVYETSVSTADGNINGTIRFGSNRSYMNHITAMHEIAHTVGVGTSSKWSSLIVNNVYTGTYATAEIRAITGDNSAVLKGDSMHFWPYGLNYTSEVKSDQDLINHCKIVEAMKKDGI comes from the coding sequence ATGATTAAATCAGTTTTATTTCAAAAACCTATTATAGTAAAAATTGTAGCGTTTCTATTGATAACAGTGTTGAGTATATCTTTTTCATCGTTTGTTCATTCGGCAGAGGTGGTGTATGGAGATGTCAATGGCAGTGGCAAGGTAGACTCAATTGATTTTGCGTTGATGAGAAGTTCTTTGTTGGGAATTAGTTCTGGGTTTCCTGTTTCAAATGGGATGACGATAGCGGATGTAAATGCAGATGGAAGCTTTAATTCAATTGATTTTGCGCTTATGAGAAGTTTTTTGTTAGGTATTATTACTAAATTTCCAGCAGATGGTACACCTATAGCAACTCCTGTGCCGACCTCAACTCCTAAGAAGGGAAATGTTACATACACGCTGGAAAAGGTTTCAAACCCTACAGATGACCAGAAAGATGCCTATGATAAAATACAGAGTGCTATGGATAAAGCGGTATCATTCTACAACGATTATACAACAATAAAGAAATCACTTAAGATTGTTTATGAAACTTCGGTTTCAACAGCTGATGGAAATATAAACGGTACTATAAGATTTGGTTCAAACCGCAGTTACATGAACCATATTACTGCTATGCATGAAATTGCCCACACCGTTGGAGTTGGAACATCTAGCAAATGGTCTTCTTTAATAGTTAATAATGTTTACACTGGTACTTATGCAACTGCAGAGATAAGAGCAATTACAGGAGACAACAGTGCTGTATTAAAAGGTGATAGTATGCATTTTTGGCCATACGGCCTAAATTACACCAGTGAGGTTAAATCAGATCAAGATCTGATAAATCACTGTAAAATAGTTGAGGCGATGAAGAAAGATGGAATATAA
- a CDS encoding recombinase family protein, with translation MYKIGIYVRESRDDNEQNYETIETQKGLLEDFIESRNLGSIVRTYIDDNVSGAGFERKGIEQLKSDVSKGVINLLVVKDLSRLGRNNAKTLLFLDYLEENDVRVITYDGRYDSLKDNDTVGIDTWYNERYIKDISRKIRANIRFKIQKGEYIGNSPFGYIKSPNEKNKLIVNQDEAKVVKEIYRLYQEGWGYSYIAGYLNQRGCASPSKSTWNPVGVRRILCNRVYIGDTVQGISERISFKSKKTRRLPEDRWVITENTHDAIISKDEFYRVQKLRDDKSVDSSPHKGVIHLFRGIVYCGRCGSAMFARMRKDRPMSYICSSYGKNGKSDCTSHHIKEKELIDIVMEDLLKLVEGIEADSKLMGRIEKLFSNDDSQVEIERLNKQLNLKLRQQEMLYQDRLDEKISEDLFIRMNKQLEEKVGLLRGEIQDIKKNSLSIPDTSEIVDMLKRKVSSDVITNEIIRTVVGKVVIFDSGDKYSAEIWGDLVASDDRERLTKSGGIIVEYNY, from the coding sequence TTGTATAAAATAGGCATTTACGTCCGTGAAAGCAGAGATGATAATGAGCAGAATTACGAGACTATTGAAACTCAGAAGGGGTTGCTGGAAGACTTTATTGAGAGCAGGAATTTAGGCAGTATAGTCAGGACATATATTGATGACAATGTATCGGGTGCAGGATTTGAAAGAAAAGGGATTGAACAGCTTAAAAGCGATGTTTCGAAGGGTGTTATAAACCTGCTGGTGGTTAAGGATTTGTCCAGGCTAGGAAGGAATAATGCAAAGACTCTTTTGTTTTTGGACTACCTTGAAGAAAACGATGTCAGAGTAATTACATATGATGGAAGATATGATAGCTTGAAGGACAATGATACGGTTGGTATTGACACTTGGTACAATGAGAGGTATATAAAAGATATTTCGCGAAAGATACGTGCAAATATAAGATTTAAGATACAAAAGGGTGAATACATTGGTAATTCACCTTTTGGTTATATAAAGTCTCCGAATGAAAAAAATAAACTGATTGTAAATCAGGATGAGGCAAAAGTGGTAAAGGAGATATACAGGCTCTACCAGGAAGGTTGGGGGTATAGCTATATAGCAGGTTATTTAAATCAAAGGGGTTGTGCTTCACCTTCAAAGAGTACCTGGAATCCTGTTGGTGTAAGGCGGATATTGTGCAATAGGGTGTACATTGGGGATACTGTGCAGGGAATAAGTGAAAGGATAAGCTTTAAAAGCAAAAAGACGAGGCGCCTTCCTGAGGATAGGTGGGTGATAACGGAAAATACACATGATGCAATAATCAGTAAAGACGAATTTTACCGGGTTCAGAAGCTGAGGGATGATAAGAGTGTGGATTCTAGTCCACATAAAGGGGTTATACACCTTTTTAGAGGCATTGTATATTGTGGTAGATGCGGGAGTGCAATGTTTGCGAGAATGAGGAAAGACAGACCTATGTCTTATATTTGCAGCAGTTATGGCAAAAACGGAAAGTCGGATTGCACCAGCCATCATATAAAGGAGAAAGAACTGATTGATATTGTAATGGAGGACCTTTTAAAGTTAGTTGAAGGAATTGAGGCAGATTCAAAGCTGATGGGGAGAATAGAAAAGTTATTTTCCAATGATGATAGTCAGGTTGAAATTGAGAGGTTAAATAAACAACTCAACCTAAAACTCAGACAGCAGGAGATGCTTTACCAGGATAGGCTTGATGAAAAGATATCTGAGGATTTGTTTATAAGGATGAATAAACAGCTGGAAGAAAAAGTTGGATTATTAAGAGGGGAAATACAGGATATAAAGAAAAATAGCTTAAGCATTCCGGATACTTCAGAGATAGTGGATATGCTAAAAAGAAAGGTAAGTTCTGATGTGATTACGAATGAGATTATAAGAACGGTTGTTGGTAAAGTCGTAATTTTTGATTCGGGAGATAAATATTCGGCTGAGATTTGGGGAGATTTGGTAGCTTCAGACGATCGGGAGAGGCTTACAAAGTCTGGGGGGATCATAGTGGAGTATAACTACTAA
- a CDS encoding DNA polymerase IV: MEKIILHSDLNSFYASVECMKNPEIRDKPVAVGGSVEQRHGIILTKNLIAKGYGVKTGEAIWQAKQKCPNLIVMRPDYETYIYFSKEARKIYSYYTDLVESFGIDECWLDVTESSKLFGTGKSIADEIRIRLKRELGITASIGVSYNKIFAKLGSDMKKPDATTVITQKDFKQNVWPLPVSDLLYVGRSTSKKLINVGIYTIGDLANLNPSFLKKLLGKWGETLWMFANGLDTVAVTKTDHQSVIKGIGNSMTTPRDLLNNEDVKILLYVLSESVAERLRKYNFKGNTIQIYIRDNELNSIERQAKLSECSCVTKDIADKAFKIFLNSWNWEKPIRSIGVRATDLVTADTYTQLSFFYDERQRLKEEQLEYSIDKIRKRFGHYSVQRALLLKDKALNANPIEENVIFPVSYFK, encoded by the coding sequence ATGGAAAAAATTATACTACATTCAGATCTAAACAGCTTTTATGCAAGTGTTGAATGTATGAAAAATCCTGAAATAAGGGATAAACCCGTAGCAGTTGGGGGATCTGTCGAGCAGCGGCATGGGATTATTTTAACAAAGAATTTAATTGCAAAAGGATATGGTGTTAAAACTGGAGAAGCAATTTGGCAGGCAAAGCAGAAATGCCCGAATTTGATTGTCATGCGACCTGACTATGAGACATACATTTATTTTAGTAAAGAGGCAAGAAAAATTTACAGTTATTATACGGACCTGGTAGAATCTTTTGGAATTGATGAATGTTGGCTTGACGTCACTGAATCATCCAAGCTTTTTGGAACAGGCAAGAGTATTGCAGACGAAATCAGAATCAGGCTGAAAAGGGAATTGGGCATCACAGCAAGTATCGGGGTATCATACAATAAAATATTTGCAAAGCTTGGCAGTGATATGAAAAAGCCAGATGCAACTACTGTTATCACTCAAAAAGACTTTAAACAAAATGTGTGGCCGCTTCCCGTATCAGATTTGCTTTATGTAGGTAGGTCAACATCTAAAAAACTAATCAATGTTGGAATATATACGATCGGTGACCTCGCAAATCTGAATCCGAGTTTTCTCAAAAAACTCCTTGGAAAATGGGGGGAAACTCTCTGGATGTTTGCCAATGGTCTTGATACAGTAGCTGTTACGAAAACCGACCATCAAAGTGTAATTAAAGGTATTGGCAACAGCATGACAACACCTAGGGACCTGCTAAATAATGAGGATGTAAAAATACTTCTTTATGTGCTTTCGGAAAGCGTGGCTGAACGCCTTAGAAAGTACAACTTCAAGGGAAATACTATTCAGATATATATAAGGGATAATGAACTAAATAGCATTGAAAGGCAAGCCAAGTTAAGTGAGTGCAGTTGTGTCACAAAGGATATTGCAGATAAGGCTTTTAAAATATTTTTAAATAGCTGGAATTGGGAAAAACCTATTAGAAGTATTGGTGTTAGGGCAACAGACCTTGTGACAGCAGATACATATACGCAGTTAAGTTTTTTTTACGATGAAAGACAAAGACTAAAGGAGGAACAGCTCGAATACAGCATAGATAAAATCCGTAAAAGATTTGGACACTATTCTGTCCAAAGAGCATTATTACTTAAAGATAAAGCCTTGAATGCTAACCCAATCGAGGAAAATGTAATCTTCCCGGTATCATATTTTAAGTAG
- the rpoN gene encoding RNA polymerase factor sigma-54, whose product MDFNFDLSLVQSHKIILTPQLRQAFEILKMNSRELIEYIEDEMEANPALEVNPNDIKRKEEILFPMSYENYSNDDYISSWNYNENSEEAIENISVDRASTVISLKEHLLLQLHTSDVTGKDMEVGEYLIDNVDHNGYLAVMISEAASFFNVPVKRVERVLSLIQTFDPPGVCARSIKECLGIQLAQMGNKDREVIDVIENHLEDLANNKITHIAKSMGISLERVVQIYEIIRSLEPRPGREFYEYEDIKFIIPDVVVREIDGKFQAIINEEALPILNISGYYKTILQEDINIEAKKFIQSKIDSVQWLIKCIEQRKITLSKVADSIVKHQVEFFKMGKDHIKALTMKDVAKDINMHESTVSRTVSGKFLQCSWGIFDMKLFFPGRVSTSTCKDMTSENVKLKIKEIIDSEDKKFPLNDNEIVQVLIKCGMEISRRTVAKYRTELNIPVAAKRKKY is encoded by the coding sequence TTGGATTTCAATTTTGATTTGAGTCTTGTTCAATCCCATAAAATAATTCTTACGCCGCAATTAAGGCAGGCGTTTGAAATATTAAAAATGAATTCTAGAGAACTTATTGAATATATAGAAGATGAGATGGAGGCAAACCCTGCCTTAGAAGTTAATCCAAATGATATAAAACGAAAAGAAGAAATTTTGTTTCCAATGTCCTACGAGAATTATTCAAATGATGATTATATAAGCAGCTGGAACTATAATGAGAATAGTGAAGAAGCAATTGAGAATATTTCAGTTGATAGGGCATCTACGGTAATTTCACTTAAAGAGCATCTCCTGCTTCAACTTCATACTTCAGATGTCACGGGTAAGGATATGGAAGTAGGCGAATATCTGATTGACAATGTTGATCACAATGGATATTTGGCTGTAATGATTAGTGAAGCGGCTTCATTTTTTAACGTTCCCGTAAAAAGAGTTGAAAGAGTTTTGAGTCTTATTCAGACTTTTGACCCACCAGGAGTATGTGCCCGGAGTATTAAAGAGTGTCTTGGAATCCAGCTTGCTCAAATGGGAAATAAGGACAGGGAAGTTATAGATGTAATTGAAAATCATCTTGAGGATCTGGCGAACAATAAGATAACGCATATCGCAAAGAGTATGGGTATTAGCTTAGAGAGAGTTGTACAGATATATGAGATTATCCGATCACTAGAGCCAAGGCCGGGTAGGGAGTTTTATGAGTATGAGGATATAAAGTTTATTATCCCGGATGTAGTTGTAAGAGAGATAGATGGAAAGTTTCAAGCAATTATAAACGAAGAAGCGCTGCCAATATTGAATATAAGCGGCTACTACAAAACAATCCTGCAGGAAGATATAAACATTGAAGCAAAAAAATTCATTCAATCCAAAATAGACAGTGTACAGTGGCTGATAAAATGTATTGAGCAACGCAAGATAACATTGAGTAAAGTAGCTGATAGCATTGTTAAGCATCAAGTTGAATTTTTTAAAATGGGAAAAGACCATATAAAAGCTCTTACGATGAAGGACGTTGCAAAAGATATCAACATGCATGAATCGACTGTCAGCAGGACTGTCAGTGGAAAATTTCTTCAATGTTCATGGGGAATCTTTGACATGAAATTATTTTTCCCGGGAAGAGTTTCTACAAGCACATGCAAAGATATGACAAGTGAGAATGTTAAGTTAAAAATAAAAGAAATTATAGATTCAGAAGATAAAAAGTTTCCGCTAAATGATAATGAGATTGTTCAGGTTCTTATAAAGTGCGGCATGGAAATATCGCGCCGCACTGTTGCCAAGTACAGAACCGAACTAAACATACCTGTTGCTGCAAAGAGAAAGAAGTATTAA
- a CDS encoding SOS response-associated peptidase gives MRINGLLSWYNGKIVVGVIFMCGRYAVFTEYEYDEIKSIIDEVSEKYKTSEDIVNGEVFPTNTAPVIYREKDKSVLAPMKWSYGQYSGRPIINARAETITEKLMFQSSLHQRRCLIPANAYYEWKQEEGVKRKTKFEISVSQSRIFFMAGIYNVFKDNNNKQYTGYAIITTTANQTTASIHDRMPVIIEPGLEKLWIEQNSESIKDVIGMLKPYTYKNVVLSAGANK, from the coding sequence ATGAGAATAAATGGTTTATTGAGCTGGTATAATGGTAAAATAGTTGTAGGGGTGATTTTCATGTGCGGAAGATATGCTGTTTTTACAGAGTATGAGTATGATGAAATAAAGTCCATCATAGATGAGGTATCAGAAAAATACAAAACCTCGGAAGATATTGTTAATGGTGAGGTGTTTCCTACCAATACTGCGCCGGTTATTTACCGGGAGAAGGATAAAAGTGTCCTGGCTCCTATGAAATGGAGCTATGGTCAGTATTCCGGAAGGCCGATTATAAATGCCAGAGCAGAGACAATTACTGAGAAACTTATGTTTCAAAGTTCCCTTCACCAGAGACGCTGTTTAATTCCGGCAAATGCTTACTATGAATGGAAGCAGGAGGAAGGGGTAAAAAGGAAAACTAAGTTTGAAATTTCCGTTAGTCAATCAAGAATATTCTTTATGGCTGGTATTTATAATGTTTTCAAAGATAATAACAATAAACAATATACCGGATATGCAATTATTACAACTACGGCTAATCAAACTACAGCATCCATTCATGACAGAATGCCGGTTATTATTGAGCCGGGTTTGGAAAAGCTTTGGATTGAGCAGAATTCTGAAAGTATTAAAGATGTAATTGGCATGCTCAAACCCTATACTTATAAAAATGTGGTCTTGAGTGCGGGAGCAAATAAATGA
- a CDS encoding MerR family transcriptional regulator — translation MEYTVHKLGKIAGISTRTLRYYDEIGILKPARISSSGYRIYGKAEVDRLQQILFYRELGVSLESIKDIVTSPSFNASNELKAHREKLLAKREQLNSLIANVDRTLEAMEGRITMSDKEKFEGFKQKMIDDNEKKYGKEIREKYGNEQVDNSNNKIKGMTPEQYAEVERLSAELLSTLNAAYKTGDPSGELAQKAADLHRQWLCHFWENYSKEAHAGVAQMYVYDERFTAYYDKEQPGTAEFLRDAILIYTGMKG, via the coding sequence ATGGAATACACAGTGCATAAGTTAGGAAAAATCGCAGGAATCAGCACCAGGACTCTGAGATATTATGATGAGATTGGAATTCTAAAGCCGGCAAGAATCAGCTCTTCAGGATATCGTATTTATGGTAAGGCTGAAGTAGACAGATTGCAGCAGATACTTTTCTACAGAGAACTTGGTGTAAGCCTGGAAAGCATTAAGGATATCGTAACTTCACCATCCTTTAACGCAAGCAATGAGCTTAAGGCACATCGTGAAAAACTTCTGGCGAAACGTGAACAACTTAATTCGTTAATAGCCAATGTCGATAGGACATTAGAGGCAATGGAAGGGAGAATAACTATGTCTGACAAAGAGAAGTTTGAAGGCTTTAAACAGAAGATGATTGATGATAATGAGAAAAAATACGGCAAAGAGATTCGTGAGAAATACGGAAATGAGCAGGTTGATAATTCCAATAATAAAATTAAAGGAATGACCCCAGAGCAATATGCTGAGGTAGAAAGATTAAGTGCAGAGCTACTCTCTACTCTGAATGCCGCATATAAAACAGGCGATCCCTCTGGCGAACTGGCTCAAAAAGCTGCTGATTTGCACCGCCAATGGCTATGCCACTTCTGGGAGAACTACAGTAAGGAAGCACACGCAGGAGTTGCCCAAATGTACGTCTATGATGAAAGATTTACAGCCTACTATGATAAGGAACAACCTGGTACTGCTGAATTTTTAAGGGATGCAATTCTCATCTACACAGGTATGAAAGGATAA
- a CDS encoding CPBP family intramembrane glutamic endopeptidase: protein MNNKVAVTGANKVFLFVAIINILFSIVIEIVNGFYGNFLDDDMLLLLLMLQFYCILFPALFYMIGKGVNIKETLRFNSPGVLPSFLIILISVPAFYAATSLNSIIAYILQFVGPTPEDTSIPIPQNLGEVLVSILVIAVAPAICEEILHRGLLLKAYESRGTMKAIVISSIMFGVFHFDITNLLGPIFLGLLIGYYVVRTNSIFAGAIAHFMNNFLATLLQYSMRNVEEDSSFYTLQDLFYTLAFGAVSIFFIFLLLLCFNSVTKGKYSIRKSKTTIANDVISILSHWPVIIVIALYTLSTALYLLTLYLGG from the coding sequence GTGAATAATAAAGTAGCGGTTACCGGTGCAAATAAAGTTTTTTTATTTGTAGCAATAATAAATATATTATTTTCTATTGTTATTGAGATAGTAAACGGGTTTTATGGCAATTTCCTTGATGATGACATGTTGTTGCTGCTTTTAATGCTTCAGTTCTATTGTATTCTGTTTCCGGCATTATTTTATATGATCGGAAAGGGGGTAAATATTAAGGAAACACTAAGGTTTAACAGCCCGGGGGTATTACCGTCGTTCCTGATAATATTGATTTCTGTGCCTGCCTTTTATGCAGCTACATCTTTAAATTCAATAATTGCTTATATCTTACAATTTGTTGGCCCCACTCCTGAAGATACTTCAATACCAATACCCCAAAATCTTGGAGAAGTACTCGTTTCAATACTTGTAATAGCGGTAGCACCTGCAATATGTGAAGAAATCCTACACAGGGGACTTTTGCTTAAGGCCTATGAGAGCAGGGGCACAATGAAAGCAATTGTCATCTCTTCGATAATGTTTGGTGTTTTCCATTTTGATATTACCAACTTATTAGGACCTATATTTCTAGGACTGCTGATTGGGTACTATGTAGTGAGGACTAATTCCATATTTGCAGGGGCAATAGCTCATTTTATGAATAACTTTCTGGCTACACTGCTGCAATATTCAATGAGAAACGTAGAGGAAGATTCAAGCTTTTATACACTGCAGGATTTGTTTTATACATTGGCATTTGGGGCCGTAAGTATCTTTTTTATATTTTTGCTGTTGTTATGTTTTAATTCTGTTACCAAAGGGAAATATAGTATTAGAAAATCAAAAACAACTATTGCAAATGATGTAATTTCAATACTTTCCCATTGGCCCGTAATTATTGTAATTGCATTATATACATTATCTACAGCGTTGTATCTGCTTACTCTTTATTTGGGGGGATAA
- a CDS encoding zinc ribbon domain-containing protein gives MNGTGNGRTVCNFCGEDIAADAKRCPYCGSVLGMSSGFKIDEGKTEDFDDNSSPANVIKMDISKSSFELDNVKSDNSVKAFMDEEKVFDSKIEEGLTRIKPDEQIFDETQENLDNPAISETQAPQTANTVQQVSMGNNVGQPSNQGSVIHRQSAEGKPSLSNAMKVFLTAICNLIPGIGQLVGVIVAIVFMNSEDDTDKKSFGLALLVNSLIIFVLMCASCCVLVSALSNS, from the coding sequence ATGAACGGTACTGGAAACGGAAGAACTGTTTGCAATTTTTGTGGCGAAGATATAGCAGCTGATGCCAAGAGATGTCCATATTGCGGCAGTGTTTTGGGAATGAGTAGCGGTTTTAAAATTGATGAAGGTAAAACAGAAGATTTCGATGACAATAGCTCTCCAGCAAATGTTATAAAAATGGATATATCAAAAAGTTCATTTGAATTAGACAATGTTAAAAGTGACAACTCTGTCAAAGCTTTTATGGATGAAGAAAAGGTTTTTGACTCTAAAATAGAGGAAGGGTTAACCCGAATTAAACCGGATGAACAAATATTTGATGAGACTCAGGAGAATCTAGATAATCCTGCCATAAGTGAAACTCAGGCACCTCAGACAGCAAATACCGTACAGCAAGTTTCTATGGGCAATAATGTGGGACAGCCGAGTAACCAGGGAAGCGTGATCCACAGACAGAGTGCAGAGGGAAAGCCTTCTTTAAGCAATGCAATGAAAGTGTTTTTAACAGCAATATGCAACCTTATACCGGGGATCGGCCAGTTGGTCGGCGTCATAGTTGCAATTGTTTTTATGAATTCTGAAGATGATACTGATAAAAAGTCCTTTGGATTGGCACTTTTAGTCAATTCCCTGATTATTTTTGTATTAATGTGTGCCTCGTGTTGTGTTTTAGTAAGCGCATTGTCAAATAGCTAG
- a CDS encoding HD-GYP domain-containing protein yields MRLVGIKSLKPGQELARPVYTSSGKVVLNSGITLTESFITKIEQIGVQKVYIIDERFSDVEVSQPLDFTIRTSVTKVLSENYSKVHSSKGIDEYDIKDAAKKIVDYTREYRGKGISILSTDAMDEFIIEHSVNVAILTAFIGNQMSYNFGQLCDLVTGALIHDIGRENIAKEKPEHVSIGFEAARVCRGFNLHSSKVCYEHHENYDGSGYPRKIKGNDISEFSRVVRVADYYDNALHGYDNNNISIMPHQAFESILAVAGQMLDPEIVERFRDTIIFYPNGCTVLLSNGLYGVVIKQNIGSPQRPIVRVYNEGGIIGDIDLLKSLTLFIQEVMVI; encoded by the coding sequence ATGAGGCTTGTGGGTATTAAGTCCTTAAAACCGGGGCAGGAACTGGCAAGACCAGTATACACATCAAGCGGCAAGGTCGTTCTGAATTCAGGAATAACTCTTACCGAAAGTTTTATCACAAAGATCGAGCAAATAGGAGTACAAAAGGTCTATATCATAGACGAAAGATTTAGTGACGTTGAAGTTAGTCAACCCCTGGATTTTACAATAAGGACCAGCGTGACAAAAGTTCTTAGCGAGAATTACAGTAAAGTTCATTCTTCCAAAGGCATAGATGAATATGACATCAAGGATGCAGCAAAGAAAATAGTTGATTATACGAGAGAATACAGGGGGAAGGGTATAAGTATTCTTTCAACAGATGCAATGGATGAGTTTATTATTGAGCATAGTGTAAATGTAGCCATTTTAACAGCATTTATAGGAAATCAGATGTCATATAATTTTGGACAGTTGTGTGACCTTGTTACAGGTGCATTGATACATGATATTGGAAGAGAAAATATTGCAAAAGAAAAGCCGGAGCATGTAAGCATTGGATTTGAAGCTGCTCGTGTTTGCAGGGGTTTTAACCTACATTCATCAAAAGTTTGCTATGAGCATCATGAAAACTATGATGGATCAGGTTATCCAAGGAAAATCAAGGGAAATGATATATCGGAGTTTTCAAGAGTAGTAAGGGTTGCAGACTATTATGATAATGCTCTCCATGGGTATGACAACAATAATATATCTATAATGCCTCATCAGGCTTTTGAAAGTATTTTGGCAGTAGCAGGGCAGATGCTTGACCCTGAAATTGTTGAAAGATTCAGAGATACGATAATATTCTATCCTAACGGATGTACGGTTTTGTTAAGCAACGGGCTGTATGGAGTAGTAATAAAGCAGAATATCGGCAGCCCTCAAAGACCTATTGTTAGGGTTTATAATGAAGGTGGAATTATTGGGGATATTGACCTCTTAAAGAGTTTAACTCTGTTTATTCAAGAAGTTATGGTGATTTAA
- a CDS encoding DUF2085 domain-containing protein, with translation MERTIFIDGMPLPFCARDTGIYLGIFIVLVYCIVRGKLRSDRVPSTGISVILAILMIPMMVDAVTSYISIRQTDNIIRLVTGIFFGMSMGILLIPAANFKVYEANKLKIIDGWIDVVILSFINILVCVVILRFSILRWAIVATASIIGLVFIIGRFIFTLIKMLNIGNPKSSVLYASVLTIIAFGLLYVLRCLLLGPIRSLIL, from the coding sequence ATGGAGAGAACTATCTTTATTGATGGAATGCCCCTACCGTTTTGTGCTAGGGATACGGGTATATACTTGGGGATTTTTATTGTACTGGTATATTGTATTGTCAGAGGAAAACTTAGATCTGACAGGGTTCCATCGACAGGGATAAGTGTAATATTAGCTATATTAATGATTCCTATGATGGTCGATGCTGTCACTTCGTATATTTCTATAAGACAGACTGATAATATTATAAGGCTGGTGACAGGGATTTTTTTTGGCATGTCTATGGGTATTTTGCTTATTCCGGCTGCAAATTTTAAAGTTTATGAGGCTAACAAATTAAAAATAATTGATGGTTGGATTGACGTAGTCATATTGTCTTTTATAAATATTTTGGTATGCGTTGTCATTCTAAGGTTTAGTATACTAAGATGGGCAATAGTTGCAACTGCAAGTATAATTGGGTTGGTATTTATAATTGGAAGGTTTATTTTTACTTTGATTAAGATGTTAAATATTGGGAACCCTAAAAGCAGTGTTTTGTATGCTTCGGTTTTGACTATAATTGCTTTCGGATTGCTATATGTATTAAGATGCTTGCTATTGGGGCCGATAAGATCACTGATATTATAA